AAACTTGCAGAGCAATCTAGCATGTCATCAAACGAAATTGGAAAGCTAGTAAGTGAAATACAAGAAGATATGAGCAAGACAGTCAAATCAATGAATCATGTCAATGAAGAAGTTCAGTTAGGTCTTGTAATTGCGAATGAGACAAAACAAAACTTTGCAGAAATATTGCATTCTACAAATGAAATTGCTAAGCAAATTGAAAGTATGGTAGAAACGGCAAATGAAATGTCAAAAGGCGCAAATGAAGTTTCGATTTCGGTTGGTGAAATTGCAAGGACAGCACAAAATAATGCAACAAGTACACAAAATATTGCTGCATCCACTGAAGAACAATTAGCTTCTATGGAAGAAATCGGATCGGCTGCTGGAACATTATCACAAATGGCTGAAGAATTACAAGTCTTAATTGAAAAATTTAAGATATAAATCGCAAGGAGACTGCCTTAAGGTAACTGAACTGTTACAAAGACAGCTCCTTTTTATTTATCCGCTATTTTAGGCAGCAATAGCCCGATTGGTGAGGGCTCATAATAAGAAAAGCCTTACGGATTAAAATTTCGCTTTATCGAACTCTCCATGTTAAGGCTGACAGTGAAATCAGAAAAATATCTATGAAAGTTTTGTTTTATTTGTCGAAAGATAAAGGGATTTGTTGTATGCTTGTATAAATATTATAAAGTAGACTACATATAAAGGAGAACATTATGGGAATGTATTGGGGAACGAAAAGACATTCTTGGCTTAGCTATGTTTCATTTTGGTTTAGTATTTCATTTTTTCTTATTTTTTTAGTTGAAGTGTTTATATTTCGAACACTTTTTAATAGTTCGAATAGTATAGCGAGAATTATGAAGTATTTTTATTTTATTGGCGTACCACTAAATATTATTCTTAGTATAAGATTGTTATTTAAGAAAAATGAAAAGAAAACGTTACCGATTATTAGTTTTATTGTTTCTTTATTGTTTGCAAGTTTGATTGCAGTATTAGCTTTAGCGGCGACAGGAAAAGTATTTTAGCAAAAAGCAGGAATGTGAACATTCCTGCTTTTTATATTGCTGTTTTATTTTAGTCAGATCTCTTACTTCCAGGCTGAGTGAATGTAGAGGAAGAGGATATTATTGCACATGAGAACAACGTTGCACAAAGCAAATGAATGCAGGAATAGAGTCGATATATGATACAATGAATATAGTAGATAGAAAGGGTATAATATAATACTCATGTTGTTTAGTAAGAGAGGGGTTATCTTATGCTATACGAGGATTTAGTTGGATTATTTCAAGTTGCTCCAATAGAAGAGAAAAAAGGTGGCTGGAAATATATAATTCAAGAACAAAATGGAAAATATTTAATTGGTAATGATATCGCAGTAGCACATATGAGTGTGGAATTATATTTTAATGAACATAATGAAATAAGACTGACTTTATATAAAGATGGAAATTCTATAGCGACAATGCAACGAATAGCAATCGTAAAAATAGAAATAGAAGACGATAAAGATGCGATTCAATTTGTATTAGAGCGTATGCCAAGCCGTATGATTCGTCTGCAGTTGTACCCATATTTAGCGATAGAGATGGGGCCGTATTGGGAAGTGTGTGAAGATTGTGAATGAAAAGAAGTATCCGCCTGAGGATACTTCTTTCTATGTTGTTTTTTGAAGTTGTTTACATGCAATAATTGGAAGTATTATGATGCTAACCCACCCGATAATGGGATACAAAATGTGCAGAAGTTCACTGTACCCAATGTAGCTGAAAGAGTAGCTAATTAGTAAAATAAAGTAGACAATATAATTGCTTTTCCATCCTGTGATCGATTGCATTTGTTTTGTCATTCCAAAGATATTACCGACTAAAGTCGTAAATACTTCACCAAAAATAATGAGAACGAAGAAAAAGTGGAAAGTTGCATTAAAGCGTCGGACAACTTCTGCCATTGGAATATTGTATTGATAAAACTGTTCAACAGATAAAATGGCTAAATGACTACATAATAGGATAAAGCAAAGTCCTGCTCCACCTAGAATTCCCCCCCATATAATTGCTTTGCGCTCTTTTACTTCACTTGCTAATGGTACGAGAACACTTTGGGCGAGTGAAAGGTTGAGAGCAACATATGTAATAGGGCTTGTAATCCATTTTATATTCCAATTTTCCGCAGGAACCGCGTTATAGATAGGTGTTGCACCATGGAGCAAAGTAGTGATAGCAAGTCCAATAATAAAAATCATCATAATTGGTACGACTAGAGTATTTACCTCAAAAACACCTTGTAG
The window above is part of the Bacillus cytotoxicus NVH 391-98 genome. Proteins encoded here:
- a CDS encoding methyl-accepting chemotaxis protein, producing the protein MEQVSTGAREQTSSVENGAVLLHNVTEGIQHVANSSSAIANSSSYTREKAENGGELVGKTVNQMNSIVKSVSQSDAVIQLLNDKSKQIGEILEVIQNIADQTNLLALNAAIEAARAGEHGKGFAIVADEVRKLAEQSSMSSNEIGKLVSEIQEDMSKTVKSMNHVNEEVQLGLVIANETKQNFAEILHSTNEIAKQIESMVETANEMSKGANEVSISVGEIARTAQNNATSTQNIAASTEEQLASMEEIGSAAGTLSQMAEELQVLIEKFKI
- a CDS encoding DUF3979 family protein, whose product is MLYEDLVGLFQVAPIEEKKGGWKYIIQEQNGKYLIGNDIAVAHMSVELYFNEHNEIRLTLYKDGNSIATMQRIAIVKIEIEDDKDAIQFVLERMPSRMIRLQLYPYLAIEMGPYWEVCEDCE
- a CDS encoding YkvI family membrane protein yields the protein MNNQQWQVAKKVAATYIGTVVGAGFATGREIVEFFTINGIYGTIGICISGFFFIWLGTKMMLLSSQIGAFSAQEFNKYLFGDVFGNVVNTLLLLVLFGVTSVMLSGAGAVFEEQLLLPRQLGIFITVIACLIIGSRGLQGVFEVNTLVVPIMMIFIIGLAITTLLHGATPIYNAVPAENWNIKWITSPITYVALNLSLAQSVLVPLASEVKERKAIIWGGILGGAGLCFILLCSHLAILSVEQFYQYNIPMAEVVRRFNATFHFFFVLIIFGEVFTTLVGNIFGMTKQMQSITGWKSNYIVYFILLISYSFSYIGYSELLHILYPIIGWVSIIILPIIACKQLQKTT